In Paenarthrobacter sp. GOM3, a single window of DNA contains:
- the purH gene encoding bifunctional phosphoribosylaminoimidazolecarboxamide formyltransferase/IMP cyclohydrolase — translation MSLTQLDRVPIRRALISVYDKTGLEELAKGLHAAGVAIVSTGSTAKKIAAAGIPVKEVEEVTGSPEMLDGRVKTLHPRVHGGILADRRVPAHMETLAGMEIETFDLVVVNLYPFVETVKSGAAQDDVVEQIDIGGPAMVRSAAKNHAAVAIVTDPSFYGAVVDAAAHGGFDLNTRRRLAAKAFAHTASYDNAVASWTASQFLDEDGDGIIDWPAYAGLALERSEVLRYGENPHQQAALYVDKAAPAGIAQADQLHGKAMSYNNFVDADAALRAAFDFAEPAVAIIKHANPCGVAVGSADAADPIADAHAKAHACDPVSAFGGVIAANRTVTAGMARTVADIFTEVVIAPDFEPEAVEILSKKKNIRLLALPEGYGRYPSEMRQVSGGVLVQMSDKVDADGDNPANWTLAAGEAADEATLADLAFAWTACRAAKSNAILLANHGAAVGIGMGQVNRLDSCRLAVERANTLGVSVESDVEGAGGASNASGADAPERARGAVAASDAFFPFADGLEILINAGVRAVVQPGGSVRDEEVIAAANAAGITMYFTGARHFFH, via the coding sequence GTGAGCTTGACGCAGCTTGACCGTGTTCCCATCCGCCGTGCACTGATCTCGGTTTACGACAAGACGGGACTGGAGGAGCTCGCGAAGGGCCTGCACGCAGCCGGCGTCGCCATTGTTTCCACCGGCTCCACCGCCAAGAAGATCGCCGCCGCAGGCATCCCGGTCAAGGAAGTCGAAGAAGTCACCGGCTCCCCGGAAATGCTGGACGGCCGCGTCAAGACCCTGCACCCGCGCGTGCACGGCGGCATCCTGGCCGACCGTCGCGTCCCGGCGCACATGGAAACCCTCGCCGGCATGGAGATCGAAACTTTCGACCTCGTGGTAGTGAACCTGTACCCGTTCGTCGAGACCGTGAAGTCCGGCGCAGCACAGGACGACGTTGTTGAGCAGATCGACATCGGAGGCCCCGCGATGGTGCGCTCCGCTGCGAAGAACCACGCCGCCGTCGCGATCGTTACGGACCCCAGCTTCTACGGCGCAGTAGTCGATGCCGCAGCTCACGGCGGCTTCGACCTGAACACCCGTCGCCGCCTGGCTGCCAAGGCCTTCGCGCACACGGCCAGCTACGACAACGCTGTTGCTTCCTGGACTGCCAGCCAGTTCCTGGACGAAGACGGCGACGGCATCATCGACTGGCCCGCCTACGCCGGCCTCGCGCTGGAGCGTTCTGAGGTCCTCCGCTACGGCGAAAACCCGCACCAGCAGGCCGCGCTCTACGTGGACAAGGCTGCCCCCGCCGGCATCGCCCAGGCCGACCAGCTGCACGGCAAGGCCATGAGCTACAACAACTTCGTCGACGCCGATGCCGCCCTCCGCGCTGCCTTCGACTTCGCTGAGCCTGCCGTTGCGATCATCAAGCACGCCAACCCGTGTGGCGTAGCTGTTGGTTCCGCCGACGCTGCAGACCCCATCGCCGACGCCCACGCCAAGGCCCACGCCTGCGACCCCGTCTCCGCTTTCGGCGGCGTCATTGCAGCGAACCGCACGGTTACTGCCGGCATGGCCCGCACGGTCGCGGACATCTTCACTGAGGTTGTCATCGCCCCGGACTTCGAGCCCGAAGCCGTTGAGATCCTCTCCAAGAAGAAGAACATCCGCTTGCTCGCCCTGCCGGAGGGCTACGGCCGCTACCCGTCCGAGATGCGCCAGGTTTCCGGTGGCGTCCTGGTCCAGATGTCCGACAAGGTGGACGCCGACGGCGACAACCCCGCCAACTGGACCCTCGCCGCTGGCGAAGCTGCTGACGAGGCAACCCTCGCGGACCTCGCCTTCGCCTGGACCGCCTGCCGCGCGGCTAAGTCCAACGCCATCCTCCTGGCCAACCACGGCGCCGCTGTGGGCATTGGCATGGGCCAGGTCAACCGCCTGGATTCGTGCCGCCTTGCCGTCGAGCGCGCCAACACGCTGGGCGTTTCGGTGGAGTCCGACGTCGAAGGTGCTGGCGGCGCGTCGAACGCCAGCGGTGCCGACGCACCTGAGCGCGCACGCGGTGCCGTTGCAGCGTCGGATGCGTTCTTCCCGTTCGCCGACGGCCTGGAGATCCTGATCAACGCCGGTGTCCGCGCAGTCGTCCAGCCGGGCGGTTCCGTCCGTGATGAGGAAGTCATCGCCGCAGCCAACGCTGCCGGGATCACGATGTACTTCACCGGCGCACGCCACTTCTTCCACTAG
- a CDS encoding NADP-dependent isocitrate dehydrogenase: protein MAKIIYTHTDEAPMLATYSFLPIVEAYASTAGVEVETRDISLAGRIIAVFGDFLTEEQRTGNALAELGELAKQPEANIIKLPNISASVPQLKAAIAELQAQGYALPDYPDNPSSDTETDIRSRYDKIKGSAVNPVLREGNSDRRAPLSVKNYARQNPHSMGAWSSDSKTNVATMGENDFRSNEKSVVLDKDDSLTIQLVREDGSVKVLKKDFPVLAGEIVDGTVLRAAALDEFLKAQVARAKEEGILFSAHLKATMMKVSDPIIFGHVVKAYFSELFDTYGKQLAAAGISPNNGLAAILNGLEDLPEDVREGVKAAITKGLEDGPALAMVDSDKGITSLHVPSDIIVDASMPAMIRSSGHMWGPDGKEADTLAVLPDSSYAGVYQVVLDDCRANGAFDPTTMGTVPNVGLMAQAAEEYGSHDKTFEIEVPGTVQLVNSAGKVLIEHEVSPGDIWRACQTKDVPVRDWVKLAVTRARASQTPAVFWLDKTRAHDANLIAKVDEYLKEHDTEGLQIEILSPVEATAFTLERIRKGEDTISVTGNVLRDYLTDLFPILELGTSAKMLSIVPLINGGGLFETGAGGSAPKHVQQLVKENHLRWDSLGEFLALAVSFEHLATTTGNVRAQVLADTLDRATGTFLLENKSPRRSVGELDNRGSHYYLATYWAQELAKQTEDAELAKDFAAIAEALTTNEDTIVGELAAVQGPGVDLGGYYRPDAAKAAEVMRPSATFNKVLATLG, encoded by the coding sequence ATGGCCAAGATTATCTATACCCACACAGACGAAGCGCCGATGCTGGCAACCTACTCATTCCTGCCGATTGTGGAAGCGTATGCCTCGACCGCAGGTGTAGAGGTGGAGACCCGCGATATTTCGCTGGCCGGCCGCATCATCGCCGTTTTCGGCGATTTCCTGACCGAAGAGCAGCGCACCGGCAACGCCCTTGCTGAACTTGGTGAACTGGCAAAGCAGCCGGAAGCCAACATCATCAAGCTGCCCAACATCAGTGCCTCCGTGCCGCAGCTCAAGGCTGCCATCGCCGAACTCCAGGCCCAGGGCTACGCCCTCCCGGACTACCCGGACAACCCCTCCTCGGACACCGAGACGGACATCCGCTCGCGCTACGACAAGATCAAGGGCTCCGCAGTGAACCCGGTACTGCGCGAAGGTAACTCCGACCGCCGCGCGCCGCTGTCGGTGAAGAACTACGCCCGCCAGAACCCGCACTCCATGGGTGCCTGGAGCTCCGATTCCAAGACCAACGTCGCCACGATGGGCGAGAATGACTTCCGCTCCAACGAGAAGTCCGTTGTCCTGGACAAGGATGACTCCCTCACCATCCAGCTCGTCCGTGAAGACGGCTCCGTCAAGGTCCTGAAGAAGGACTTCCCGGTCCTTGCCGGTGAAATCGTGGACGGCACCGTCCTGCGCGCCGCAGCATTGGACGAATTCCTCAAAGCACAGGTTGCCCGCGCCAAGGAAGAGGGCATCCTCTTCTCCGCCCACCTGAAGGCAACCATGATGAAGGTCTCCGACCCCATCATCTTCGGCCACGTGGTCAAGGCCTACTTCTCCGAGCTGTTCGACACCTACGGCAAGCAGCTCGCTGCCGCCGGCATCAGCCCCAACAACGGCCTGGCCGCCATCCTCAACGGTCTCGAAGACCTCCCGGAAGACGTCCGCGAAGGCGTGAAGGCTGCCATCACCAAGGGCCTCGAAGATGGTCCGGCGCTGGCCATGGTGGACTCGGACAAGGGCATCACCAGCCTGCACGTCCCTTCCGACATCATCGTGGACGCTTCCATGCCCGCCATGATCCGCTCGTCCGGCCACATGTGGGGCCCGGACGGCAAGGAAGCCGACACCCTGGCCGTCCTCCCGGACAGCTCCTACGCCGGTGTGTACCAGGTTGTCCTGGACGACTGCCGCGCCAACGGTGCGTTTGATCCCACCACCATGGGCACCGTCCCCAACGTGGGCCTCATGGCGCAGGCCGCCGAAGAATACGGCAGCCACGACAAGACCTTCGAAATCGAGGTTCCGGGCACGGTCCAGCTGGTCAACAGCGCCGGCAAGGTCCTCATCGAGCACGAAGTCTCCCCGGGCGACATCTGGCGCGCCTGCCAGACCAAGGATGTCCCGGTCCGCGACTGGGTCAAGCTGGCCGTCACCCGTGCCCGCGCGTCCCAGACCCCGGCCGTGTTCTGGCTGGACAAGACCCGTGCGCACGACGCCAACCTGATCGCCAAGGTTGACGAGTACCTCAAGGAACACGACACCGAGGGCCTTCAGATCGAGATCCTTTCCCCGGTTGAGGCCACGGCCTTCACCTTGGAGCGCATCCGCAAGGGCGAGGACACCATCTCCGTCACGGGCAACGTCCTCCGCGACTACCTCACGGACCTGTTCCCGATCCTTGAGCTCGGTACCAGCGCCAAGATGCTCTCCATCGTTCCGCTGATCAACGGTGGCGGCCTGTTCGAGACCGGTGCCGGTGGCTCCGCTCCCAAGCACGTCCAGCAGCTGGTCAAGGAAAACCACCTCCGTTGGGACAGCCTGGGCGAGTTCCTTGCCTTGGCCGTGAGCTTCGAGCACCTTGCCACCACCACGGGCAACGTCCGCGCACAGGTCCTCGCTGACACGCTGGACCGCGCCACGGGTACGTTCCTGCTGGAAAACAAGTCCCCGCGCCGCAGCGTCGGTGAGCTGGACAACCGCGGAAGCCACTACTACCTGGCCACGTACTGGGCCCAGGAACTGGCCAAGCAGACCGAGGACGCAGAGCTGGCCAAGGACTTCGCGGCAATCGCTGAAGCGCTGACCACCAACGAGGACACCATCGTTGGCGAGTTGGCCGCAGTACAGGGTCCCGGCGTCGACCTGGGCGGTTACTACCGTCCGGACGCTGCCAAGGCCGCTGAGGTCATGCGCCCGTCGGCTACGTTCAACAAGGTCCTCGCGACCCTGGGCTAA
- a CDS encoding FAD-dependent oxidoreductase translates to MQVDVVVVGGGAMGSAAAWQLSRSGHSVVLLERFEAGHHIGASHGATRNFNTAYAEADYLDLLAESKTLWDELAAEYGAPLLDLVGLANHGNIPKLEVIREAHQERGIESYFISADDAANRWQGMNFATDVLFVPGSGRIRSADALVALRQSAEAHGAVFKYSTPVRDIRVDGAESVVVVTEETEYRANRVVVTAGAWTPKVIKDHAKLPALVVTQEQPAHFTPTDNTLVWPSFNHNPDPDPNNELYEYWFSPVYGMLTPGEGVKAGWHGVGPVMDPDERTFEPIPQQLEALVRYAEEWLPGVDPSTAVPISCTYTTTPTEDFVLDRFGPLVVGAGFSGHGFKFTPAIGRVLKDIVDGGTAPARFLADR, encoded by the coding sequence ATGCAGGTAGACGTTGTAGTTGTTGGTGGAGGAGCCATGGGATCGGCTGCCGCGTGGCAACTGTCCCGGTCCGGACACTCAGTGGTCCTCCTGGAACGGTTCGAGGCCGGCCACCACATCGGTGCCTCCCACGGCGCAACCCGCAACTTCAACACCGCCTACGCCGAGGCCGATTACCTGGACCTCCTGGCTGAGTCCAAGACCCTCTGGGACGAACTTGCAGCGGAGTACGGCGCCCCGCTGCTGGACCTGGTGGGGCTTGCGAACCACGGCAACATCCCCAAGCTGGAGGTGATCCGCGAAGCCCACCAGGAACGCGGCATCGAGAGCTATTTCATTTCCGCGGACGACGCCGCCAATCGCTGGCAAGGCATGAACTTCGCCACCGACGTCCTCTTCGTGCCCGGGTCGGGGCGGATACGCTCTGCCGACGCCTTGGTGGCTCTGCGGCAATCCGCCGAGGCACACGGCGCCGTGTTCAAATACTCGACGCCGGTCCGGGACATCCGCGTGGACGGCGCCGAATCGGTGGTTGTGGTGACCGAAGAAACCGAATACAGGGCCAACCGGGTGGTGGTCACGGCCGGGGCATGGACCCCCAAAGTCATCAAGGACCACGCCAAACTCCCTGCCTTGGTGGTCACCCAGGAGCAACCCGCCCACTTCACCCCGACGGACAACACCCTGGTCTGGCCCAGCTTCAACCACAACCCGGACCCCGATCCCAACAACGAGCTCTACGAATACTGGTTCAGCCCGGTGTACGGCATGCTCACCCCCGGCGAAGGCGTCAAGGCGGGCTGGCATGGGGTCGGCCCCGTCATGGACCCCGATGAGCGCACGTTCGAGCCCATCCCCCAGCAGCTCGAAGCCTTGGTGCGCTACGCGGAAGAGTGGCTTCCCGGCGTCGACCCTTCCACCGCGGTTCCCATCAGCTGCACGTACACCACCACCCCCACCGAAGACTTCGTGCTGGACCGCTTCGGTCCGCTGGTGGTGGGCGCCGGTTTCTCGGGCCACGGCTTCAAGTTCACGCCGGCTATTGGCCGGGTGCTGAAGGACATCGTCGACGGCGGCACGGCACCCGCGCGGTTCCTCGCCGACCGCTAG
- a CDS encoding DoxX family protein: MKFLHPSPQSSSRGVTILRVVFGALMVVHGLQKLMAGHAAFAASVAAMGVQKPELIAWLVIAGELGLGTLLVLGALTRVAGFLAAILFASIWFVTEAGKPLLTDASGVTAELLIIYFAISVAFVFLGPGALSLDRKLARQPARSR; encoded by the coding sequence GTGAAATTCCTTCACCCCTCTCCCCAGTCATCCTCCCGCGGCGTCACCATCCTGCGCGTGGTGTTTGGTGCGCTCATGGTGGTCCACGGCCTCCAGAAGCTCATGGCCGGACACGCAGCTTTCGCCGCGTCGGTGGCCGCCATGGGTGTCCAGAAGCCCGAACTCATCGCCTGGTTGGTCATCGCCGGAGAACTCGGCCTTGGCACGTTGCTGGTCCTGGGTGCGCTGACCCGGGTGGCCGGGTTCCTCGCTGCGATCCTGTTCGCGTCGATCTGGTTCGTGACGGAGGCGGGCAAACCGCTGCTGACCGACGCGTCCGGCGTGACGGCCGAACTCCTGATCATCTATTTCGCGATCTCAGTGGCATTCGTGTTCCTGGGTCCCGGCGCGCTCTCCCTGGACCGTAAATTAGCGCGTCAGCCGGCGCGGAGTCGTTAA
- a CDS encoding Gfo/Idh/MocA family protein gives MTLPIARPWLFEQTNQDPQAATGRPLRWGVVSTGNIANSVSQDLALLEDAELYGVSSRTQAAADTFAGALGFAKGYGDDGGVTGYQRLFADPAVDVVYIATPHAQHFQIASAALRAGKHVLCEKALTINAREASELVKLGRENNVFFMEAVWSRFLPSIQRAFEIAASGELGEIQWVSADLGFPAPYDPTARIWALNDGGGALLDITVYPLLWALGTLGFPQSVTAVGSLNEDGVDTQNALTLGYADGAQAQLTSSLMAHGPRTATVAGGLGFLQTVGSVNNPRELLVKVGWDEPRHEHFDVVGIGYTYELREVTRCVQQGLTESPVMPLEDSINVMRLFDGVRSQLGIRYPNDAR, from the coding sequence ATGACTCTCCCCATCGCCAGGCCGTGGCTGTTCGAGCAAACCAACCAGGATCCACAGGCAGCTACAGGCCGTCCATTGCGGTGGGGTGTGGTGTCCACGGGCAACATCGCCAACAGCGTGTCCCAGGACCTGGCGCTGCTGGAAGACGCTGAGCTGTACGGAGTAAGTTCACGGACCCAAGCGGCGGCGGATACGTTCGCCGGTGCGCTCGGCTTCGCCAAGGGTTACGGTGACGACGGCGGTGTTACCGGCTACCAGCGCTTGTTCGCCGACCCCGCAGTGGACGTGGTCTACATCGCCACTCCGCATGCCCAGCACTTCCAGATCGCCTCGGCCGCGCTCCGGGCCGGCAAGCACGTCCTCTGCGAGAAGGCCCTAACCATCAACGCCCGCGAAGCTTCCGAACTGGTGAAGCTCGGCCGCGAAAACAACGTGTTCTTCATGGAGGCAGTCTGGAGCCGCTTCCTCCCGAGCATCCAACGCGCCTTCGAGATCGCCGCCTCCGGCGAGCTTGGGGAAATCCAGTGGGTCAGCGCAGATCTGGGGTTCCCAGCACCCTACGACCCGACCGCCCGCATCTGGGCCCTCAACGATGGCGGCGGGGCGCTCCTGGACATCACCGTCTATCCCCTGCTCTGGGCACTTGGCACACTGGGCTTCCCGCAGTCGGTCACCGCCGTCGGGTCGCTGAACGAGGATGGCGTGGACACCCAAAACGCACTGACTCTGGGCTACGCCGACGGTGCGCAGGCGCAGCTGACGTCGTCCCTGATGGCCCACGGGCCCCGCACCGCCACTGTTGCCGGCGGATTGGGCTTCCTGCAGACCGTCGGTTCGGTGAATAACCCGCGTGAACTGCTCGTCAAGGTCGGTTGGGACGAGCCGCGGCACGAGCACTTTGATGTGGTGGGTATCGGCTACACGTACGAGCTCCGCGAAGTAACGCGCTGCGTGCAGCAGGGCCTGACCGAAAGCCCTGTCATGCCGCTGGAAGACTCGATCAACGTCATGCGCCTTTTCGACGGGGTGCGCTCACAACTGGGCATCCGCTACCCGAACGACGCACGGTGA
- a CDS encoding efflux RND transporter periplasmic adaptor subunit yields MGIFRRVILPVAWLAVFAIIAVALVKIAFVDGMESAASEPAPLAQVDIPVVPATRATVTNTVQIKGTVQSDAADTVRSTSAGKVIKVFVDQGATVAKGDALFQVKAERAVNAAPSKDGTPPKPVYDYFDILAPSAGTLQSLSTLIDQQVTVGESVGKIDPGTYTVAGSVTAAQQYRLLGKPGPAEIALVGGPAPFQCTEVTLKNNASDDGGTGSGGSVAGGGGAGMGVGMAVAGPGAPSQPEEGGTPTGTLSCAVPSGQQVFAGLGATMTVSAGVAPDVVTVPLTSVKGSVKDGIVWIAGPGGAGAAPEQRTVQLGLNDGSVVEVTSGLAEGEQVLEFVPGAPAVQGPMGPGQVAVAPAG; encoded by the coding sequence ATGGGTATTTTTCGGCGCGTCATTTTGCCGGTTGCCTGGTTGGCCGTATTCGCGATTATCGCGGTGGCCTTGGTCAAGATCGCATTTGTTGATGGCATGGAGTCTGCCGCATCCGAGCCGGCACCGCTGGCCCAAGTGGACATTCCGGTGGTCCCGGCCACGCGGGCCACGGTAACTAACACCGTACAGATCAAGGGCACAGTCCAGAGCGACGCAGCCGACACCGTCCGCAGCACCTCGGCCGGTAAAGTCATCAAGGTCTTCGTTGATCAGGGTGCCACCGTTGCCAAGGGCGACGCACTGTTTCAGGTCAAGGCCGAGCGGGCCGTCAACGCCGCCCCTTCCAAGGACGGCACCCCGCCGAAGCCGGTCTACGACTACTTCGACATCCTGGCTCCCAGCGCAGGAACCCTGCAGTCACTCTCCACGCTCATTGACCAGCAAGTGACCGTTGGTGAGTCCGTGGGCAAGATCGATCCCGGCACCTACACCGTGGCGGGTTCAGTTACCGCTGCCCAGCAGTACCGGCTCCTCGGCAAGCCCGGTCCGGCAGAAATCGCCTTGGTGGGCGGCCCGGCGCCGTTCCAGTGCACCGAAGTGACGCTCAAGAACAACGCGTCCGACGACGGCGGCACCGGCTCGGGCGGTTCCGTCGCCGGCGGTGGAGGTGCTGGAATGGGGGTGGGCATGGCTGTTGCCGGCCCGGGGGCGCCGAGCCAACCAGAGGAGGGCGGCACTCCGACGGGAACGCTGAGCTGTGCCGTCCCGTCCGGCCAACAGGTCTTCGCTGGCCTGGGAGCCACCATGACAGTCAGCGCGGGCGTCGCGCCGGATGTGGTCACTGTCCCATTGACGTCGGTCAAGGGAAGCGTGAAGGACGGGATCGTCTGGATCGCAGGGCCGGGTGGGGCAGGGGCCGCACCCGAGCAGCGCACGGTCCAGTTGGGGCTGAATGACGGCTCGGTGGTGGAAGTGACCTCGGGTTTGGCCGAAGGCGAGCAGGTTCTTGAATTCGTACCCGGCGCGCCGGCTGTCCAAGGGCCTATGGGTCCGGGGCAGGTTGCCGTAGCCCCGGCGGGTTAG
- a CDS encoding ABC transporter ATP-binding protein — translation MDQVKETLVSLRAVTRSVTLPDEQQLHILKGIDLEVHSGDHTAIVGRSGCGKSTLLNLLGLLDVPTSGELEFLGQPADRLGNNARARLRGSTVGFVFQQFNLLPGRTALDNVITPLFYAKGREFWRRRELAMDMLDRVGLAARANTMPNMLSGGEQQRVAIARALVRRPRLILADEPTGALDVETGQSVMELLDTVATETAAALVTITHDTNVAALARACYRLDAGVLSPLTLAEAGVPA, via the coding sequence ATGGATCAAGTCAAGGAAACACTCGTCAGCCTCCGGGCGGTCACCCGGTCCGTCACCTTGCCGGATGAACAACAACTTCACATCCTCAAGGGCATCGACTTGGAGGTCCACAGCGGAGATCACACAGCGATCGTGGGCCGTTCAGGGTGCGGCAAATCCACCTTGCTCAACCTTCTGGGCCTGTTGGACGTTCCGACGTCGGGGGAGTTGGAGTTTCTGGGCCAGCCCGCTGACCGTTTGGGCAACAACGCCCGCGCCCGCCTCCGGGGATCCACTGTAGGTTTTGTGTTCCAGCAGTTCAACCTGCTGCCGGGGCGTACCGCGTTGGACAACGTGATCACGCCGCTGTTTTACGCCAAAGGCCGCGAGTTCTGGCGTCGACGGGAACTGGCCATGGACATGTTGGACCGGGTGGGTCTCGCGGCACGTGCCAACACCATGCCCAACATGCTCTCCGGCGGTGAGCAGCAGCGCGTTGCCATTGCTCGGGCGTTGGTCCGCCGACCACGGCTCATCCTTGCCGACGAGCCGACGGGTGCCCTGGACGTTGAGACCGGCCAGTCCGTCATGGAGCTGCTGGACACCGTCGCCACGGAAACCGCCGCGGCCCTGGTCACCATCACCCACGACACCAACGTGGCAGCGCTGGCCCGGGCTTGCTATCGCCTGGATGCAGGGGTTCTCAGCCCGCTCACGCTCGCTGAAGCGGGGGTGCCCGCATGA
- a CDS encoding ABC transporter permease, with the protein MTGVISTLVEAWQELRINKVRILLALMGVALSVAALTSVVGVGNLAREGYKVQSERNGGRVATLALSVNGPTPPDPAKIEKVYQGIQQRYGITTSTHMGQTQAGFQFPRGVTPVSMTIVDIGYGTIHRVPLLQGSWFAADDGQRLAPAVVVSEAFYNQAGRPNLTTHPTVTIPGDQPATAVIIGVVPDVYPDMPPAAFILTEGAAMTGMQPQMSEFKLWVGEEQADTLMAAITADLQGQFPGYYAQANRVDYAAWGDPLAPVQLVVGGVAGLVLLLGAVGMLNISMVTVRYRVREIGIRRSFGATSGRIFVGVMMESVVATAVAGIAGVMLAVAVVKHPWIESKVAPGLSEYPAFPIDAALLGFGAAVLVGALAGAIPALVAVRVKVIDAIRF; encoded by the coding sequence ATGACGGGCGTCATCTCCACGTTGGTTGAAGCGTGGCAGGAACTCCGGATCAACAAGGTAAGAATCCTTCTGGCGCTCATGGGTGTTGCCCTGTCCGTGGCTGCCCTGACCTCCGTGGTTGGGGTGGGAAACCTGGCCCGCGAAGGCTACAAAGTGCAGTCGGAGCGCAACGGGGGACGCGTTGCCACGCTGGCCCTGAGCGTCAACGGCCCCACCCCGCCGGACCCCGCAAAGATCGAGAAGGTGTACCAGGGGATCCAGCAGCGCTACGGCATCACCACCTCCACCCACATGGGCCAGACCCAGGCCGGGTTCCAGTTTCCCCGCGGAGTGACACCGGTGAGCATGACCATCGTGGACATCGGCTATGGCACCATCCACCGCGTCCCGCTCCTGCAAGGAAGCTGGTTCGCTGCCGATGACGGCCAAAGGCTGGCCCCCGCCGTCGTGGTTTCCGAAGCGTTCTACAACCAAGCGGGCAGGCCCAACCTGACCACCCACCCCACAGTCACCATTCCAGGTGACCAGCCGGCAACGGCCGTGATCATCGGAGTGGTGCCCGACGTCTATCCGGACATGCCACCTGCGGCGTTCATCCTGACCGAGGGCGCGGCCATGACGGGCATGCAACCGCAAATGTCGGAGTTCAAACTATGGGTGGGCGAGGAACAAGCGGACACCCTCATGGCAGCAATCACCGCCGACCTCCAAGGACAGTTCCCCGGCTACTACGCCCAAGCCAACCGGGTTGACTATGCGGCCTGGGGCGACCCGCTTGCTCCCGTGCAGTTGGTGGTGGGCGGAGTTGCCGGGCTGGTGCTGCTGCTTGGCGCGGTGGGCATGCTGAACATCTCCATGGTCACCGTTCGTTACCGGGTGCGGGAAATCGGCATCCGGCGCAGCTTCGGAGCGACATCGGGCCGCATCTTCGTTGGTGTCATGATGGAATCCGTGGTGGCCACCGCTGTTGCGGGGATCGCCGGAGTGATGCTCGCCGTCGCGGTGGTCAAACACCCCTGGATCGAATCGAAGGTGGCACCGGGACTCTCCGAATATCCGGCGTTTCCCATCGACGCAGCACTGTTGGGGTTCGGTGCCGCCGTCCTTGTGGGCGCACTCGCCGGAGCAATTCCTGCCCTGGTGGCGGTGCGCGTCAAGGTTATCGACGCAATCCGCTTCTAG
- a CDS encoding ABC transporter ATP-binding protein codes for MIVVKDLVRQFKSGDRTIKPVNGVSFELEKGSLASIVGKSGSGKSTLLSLLGALDKPTSGDVVVDGVSLAGLPDGKLTEYRRRDIGFVFQQFNLIPNLSAVDNVMLPMEFAGVRKSARLQRAKELLEQVQLDPEKQSRRTNRLSGGEQQRVAIARALANEPKLILADEPTGNLDEQTGEHIIELLSSLSRDHNTTILVVTHDRSLAQKTERCFRLQQGRLTEEARSGLRR; via the coding sequence GTGATTGTAGTCAAGGACTTGGTCCGTCAGTTCAAGTCCGGCGACCGGACCATCAAGCCGGTCAACGGCGTGAGCTTCGAACTCGAAAAGGGTTCGCTTGCATCCATCGTCGGCAAGAGCGGGAGCGGCAAGAGCACACTGTTGTCCCTCCTCGGCGCGTTGGACAAGCCCACTTCGGGAGACGTCGTCGTGGATGGCGTCAGCCTGGCGGGCCTACCGGACGGCAAACTGACCGAGTACCGTCGCCGGGATATCGGTTTTGTGTTCCAGCAGTTCAACCTGATCCCCAACCTCAGTGCCGTGGACAACGTCATGCTGCCCATGGAGTTCGCAGGTGTCCGCAAGTCGGCCCGTTTGCAGCGGGCCAAGGAGCTGTTGGAGCAGGTTCAACTGGATCCGGAGAAGCAGTCGCGCAGGACCAACAGGCTCTCCGGCGGCGAGCAGCAGCGCGTGGCCATTGCGCGGGCGCTGGCCAACGAACCCAAGCTGATCCTCGCCGATGAGCCCACCGGAAACCTGGACGAACAAACGGGCGAGCACATCATCGAACTCCTCAGCTCACTGAGCCGCGACCACAACACCACCATCCTGGTGGTCACCCACGACCGCAGCCTGGCCCAGAAAACCGAGCGCTGCTTCCGGCTTCAGCAGGGCCGGCTCACGGAGGAGGCTAGAAGCGGATTGCGTCGATAA